The sequence ATCGTCAGGGTCCTTGCCATCGGGCAGCAAGGCAAAGCGTACGGTGCGGTTCGGTTTGATATGAGGCAGCGCCAGATCGGCGGCACGATTGGCCGCGCGGATGCCGGCGCCATCGCCATCGAAGCAGAGCACCGGCTCCGGCGTCATCTTCCAGAGGAGATCGAGCTGGCTCTCCGTCAGAGCTGTGCCGAGCGGCGCAACGGCATTCTCGACGCCGGCTTGATGCAGCGCGATGACATCCATATAACCTTCGACCGCGATAATGGTCCCGGCGCCATCGGCGCCCTGCGAAGCGCGGCGGGCGCGGGTGAAATTGTAGAGCACATTGCCCTTGTGGAAGAGCTCGGTCTCGTTGGAATTCAGGTATTTCGCCGGCGCATCCGGCGACATGGCGCGGCCACCAAAGGCAATCACCTTCTCGCGCGAGGACAGGATCGGAAACATGATGCGGTCGCGGAAGCGGTCATAGGAGACCGGCACGTTCTCATGCACGACGAGGCCACAGGCCTCCATCTGCTCCTTCAGCACACCCTTGCTGGCAAGATGCTCTTTCAGGGCGTTGCGGCTATCGGGCGAATACCCCAAACGGAAGGTCTCGATCGTGCGGCCACTGAGGCCGCGATCGCGCAAATAGGCCCTTGCCCGCGCTCCATTGGCTGTCTGCAACTGGTCTTGGAAAAACTGGGTCGCCATTTCCATAACGTCGAGCAGCGACGTGCGCTCCTTCTCGCGCTTCGCCTCCATCGGATCGGCAACGGGCATCGGGACGCCTGCCATGTCGGCGATCTGCTGCACGGCCTCTGGAAAGCTCAAGCCCTCCAATTCGGTAAGAAAGCGGAAATGGTCGCCTGTAACGCCACAGCCGAAGCAGTGATAGCGCCCTTTGCGATCCTCACAGTGGAAGCTCGGCGATTTCTCGCCATGAAAGGGGCAGCAGGCCCAGTAATCGCCGCGCGGCACATTGGTCTTGCGCCGATCCCACGTCACACGACGACCGATCACGTCTGAAATCAAGACGCGGTCGCGAATCTCATCGAGAAACGTATTGGAAAATCGCATGGCTACCTCTGGCTCGCTTCATATAAACAGGAATACGGGGCATTGCCACGACCACCCGGCCGCCTCCCACGCTATTCACAGCCCTTTGCCGGCGATTGCATTTTCGCCCCTCGATCACAACTCCGTGAACACGGCGGCACATTTATTCGCATTCGCCTCGAAATCCACGGCCGCGTTTGACAGGCCCGAAACGCCCAAAAATCGCTTCACCGTGACCGGAACTGGTAGGATTATGTCCATGGGAGTAACTATTTCGTCCGCAAAAATCTGCGGAAAAGCAAAGGCTTGCACAGCCTATAGTCGACAAATGCGAACAAGGGCGACACCATGAACAATCAATGGCTGCAAAGCAATCGCGCCCGGGCGACACTCCTTGAGGGCACATTTGCGGCATGGTTCGTAAGCCAAACATTATTTTTTTGTAATTTGATTGTTGGTGTGCGTCGCAATAGCGTCTTTCTCACAGGGCGAGACAAGCCGGCGAAGGACTTCTTCGCGACGCGACATGCCGAGACGCCCTGACGAACCGAAGGCCACCAGGTACGGGCTTTCAGTTTAGGAGAGAAAAATGCGCGTTCTTATCGTACCCTTGGCAGCAGCAGCCATCTTTGCCACAGCTACTTATAGCTCGGCCACAATGACCGGCAGCGCCAGCGACAAGAACGTGCTCTATGCCGGTGCAGGTTATCAGCTGCCGGCGGATATGAAGGTCCCTGCCCTTTCAGCAGGCGTAAAGATTCAAATGTCCGAACTGCCGCCGCAGGCATTGGCTTTGCCCCAGCAGATCAGGATTCTCCGATAAGTTCAGCAGATACTCAGGTGGGGCACCATCCCTACCCCCGGCGCCGCCCCACCTGAGTGCCTTTGCAAAAGACGTTTGATTTTTGGGCCCCACCCTGCGTCATCAAATGTCAGCAAAGCGCAAGAAGGCAGGAGCTCCCCCAGCTCCTGCCTTCTCTAATTTTGGGCCATCTCCAATTCACGACGGCGCGAGCATCCCGCACATGCTGCGGAACATCTTTGGTTCCTCGCCGCGAGTATCTTGACGCAAGGCTGTCGATCGATATCCTTTATTATCTACGTATATGCGATCTTATTAATTATCTCGTCAGACAATTTGAAACTTAGTTCAGTTGATCGGAGACGATTGCATGTCTTTGTCTACAAAGGAACTTACACAAAACCCGAATTTTTTCCCAGAAATCCTCGATTATACACGAGAGATTTTATCAACTTATGATCGGAATCAGCACGTATGCTCCGTCTTTGCTTCACAGCAGCGCTGGCTGATGGCGCTTGCCGGCTTCGCCCTCTATTGTGGCGGCATTGACGGGGAACCGCCCGGCATCCATGCCAATCGTTTCGCCAACTATATTGTCGAGCATGAAATCGCCAGCCACAACACTGCGCTTAGCTTTATTCAGGAGATGCTTGCTCTCGATTTTCTGCGCTACCTGCCCATAGCCAATGATCGGCGCGCTCGGCCGATGCAGCCGACGGAAGAGGCCGCAAAGCAGCTTGCGCTATGGCTGAGCATCCATCTTTCCGTGCTGGATCGATTGGATGGCGGCAAGCGCAACGCCTCATTTGGCAAAAAACCGGAACTCATTGCCCTTATGCAGCCCACGATCTCGGTTGGCATCATTGAAAGCGACGAGCTGCGCAATCCGGGAGAAACCTTCGACCTGTTTACCTGGGCAAACTCGGGCGGCATCATCATGGATTATCTGATCTCCCGCATCGGGACAATCAACACCACGACTAAAAAAGCGATTATCGGGCCGGTGGCCTTTACCGATATCTGCAACCGCTTTCTGATCTCCAGAACAAACGCAAAGCGACTCATGAACAAGGCCATAAAAATGCAAAGCGTGGGGTGGATGGGATCGCCGGGACGGAGCCAGCTTTGGCTCTCGAGCGCCTTTGTCGAGGAATATTGCAACTATCAGGCGGGGAAGCTCGCCATCATAGACGCTGCCTGGCAAAACACCCTCGGCACGCGGCCAATCCGCATGCCGAGCGCGAAACAGAATTTTACTTCAGCAGCTCCTTCAAGATAGCCGAAGCCTTGGCAAAATCCATCTGACCGGCATAGCGCTCGCGCAGGGCGGCCACGCACTTGCCCATATCCTTCAGGCCCTGCGCGCCAAGTTCCGCGACAATCGCAACGCAGATCTCGCGAACCTTATCTTCGGAAAGCTGCTCCGGCATGAAACCCTGGATGACGGCGATTTCCTCGCGCTCCTTGTCAGCCAACTCCGGACGCCCGCCCTCGATGTAGATCTTCACCGATTCCTCGCGCTGCTTGATCATCTTGGCGAGCAGCTGCAGAATCTCGTCTTCGCTCGCCTGTTCCTTGCCGAGACCGCGATTGGCGATGTCCTTGTCCTTAATGGCTGCGAGGATGAGACGGACGGTCGAAAGCCTCGCCGTGTCCTTGGCCTTCATGGCATCTTTCTGGGCGTTGGAAAGGGTTTCGCGGATCATGTCTTTAACTCCTTGAAGCAGGCCGGCGACGATCGCCCCGGCCACTTATGTCATGTTGCTGTCTCTTAAACCAACAGTGTCGATCAACGCAATTGCACCCGAGAGCCCGAATTCCTTGACGGGAAAGCAAAACCGCGCATTGACCGGCTCGCCTTGTTTAGCTATGTCCATCACCTGCACATAAGATCGATAGGAAGATCTCAAGCCGCGACCGCTGTCGACGGCTGCACCTTGCTACAAACATGGCGGAACCGCCGGTCTCTTCAAGGCCGCGCCCGACGCCGGAAACGGGATGACGACTATGACCGCCACAGCCCCATGGACCACTGAAAAGCCAACTGCCCTCCTCGTTCTCGCGGATGGCACCGTGATCGAAGGCAAGGGTATCGGCGCGACCGGCAAGGTGCAGGCCGAAGTCTGCTTCAACACGGCGCTCACGGGTTATGAAGAGATCCTGACCGACCCCTCCTATCTCGGCCAGATCGTCACCTTCACCTTCCCCCATATCGGCAATGTCGGCACCAACGATGAAGACATCGAAGACCTGACGCCGGCCGCCCGCCACGGCGCCGTCGGCGTCATCTTCAAGGCCGATATCACCGACCCCTCGAACTACCGCGCCGCCAAACACCTCGACCAATGGCTGAAGGCGCGCGGCATCATCGGCCTCTGCGGCATCGACACGCGCGCACTGACCGCCTGGATCCGCGAGAACGGCATGCCGAACGGCGTGATCGCTCACGATCCGAACGGCGTCTTCGATATCGAGCAGCTGAAGGCTGATGCCAAGGCGTGGAGCGGACTTGAAGGTCTTGATCTCGCCAAGGTCGCCTCTTCCGGCCAGTCCTCGCAATGGTCGCAGACACCCTGGGTCTGGAACGAAGGCTATGGCGAACTCGGCGCCGATGACGCCAAGTACCATGTCGTCTGCCTCGATTACGGCGTCAAGCGCAACATTCTGCGCCTCTTCGCCGGCCTCAATTGCAAGGTCACGGTCCTGCCGGCGACGGCTTCGACGGATGACGTCCTCGGTCTCAAGCCGGATGGCATCTTTCTCTCGAACGGACCGGGCGATCCGGCGGCGACCGGCGAATATGCCGTGCCCGTCATCAAGGATCTGCTGAAGACCGAAATCCCGCTCTTCGGTATCTGCCTCGGCCATCAGATGCTTGGCCTCGCCCTCGGCGCCAAGACTGCGAAGATGCATCAGGGCCATCACGGCGCCAACCATCCGGTCAAGGACCATACGACCGGCAAGGTCGAGATCGTCTCGATGAACCACGGCTTCGCAGTCGACTCGAAGTCGCTGCCGGAAGGCGTTGAGGAGACTCATATTTCGCTGTTCGACGGCAGCAATTGCGGTCTTCGCGTTTCCGGCAAGCCGGTCTTCTCCGTGCAGCATCACCCGGAAGCATCGCCCGGCCCACAGGACAGCCACTATCTCTTCCGCCGCTTCATCAACCTGGTGCGCGAGAAGAAGGGCGAAGCGGCCCTCGCCGAACGCGCCTGATAGAACCGACCACCCAATCGCATGAGAAAAGCCCCGGATTGAGATCAATCCGGGGCTTTCTCTTTGTGCGTCATCTTGGGAGGTGTCTTCAATTGGTTCAGGCTTGCTGAAACTCAGGATTGCAGACGGCGCTGCTTCACCACCTCAAGCTCGCTCATCAAGATTTCCTCGAGGAACTCGAAGTCTGATTGCCCGAATTCAACGAGACCGAATCTCAGCTTGTAACCCCAATTCTTGTCCTGGGTGAAATCAAGCCAGCCCAGGAGCGGACGAAGCGGCTGTTCGGGCGCGTCCAGCCAATCCACATCCTTGCGATAGGCGTTTCCGCAGCCCATCTCGCCAAGATAGGGCTCGCCTTCACGGACAAAGCCGATGGCGGTGAAGCTCTGAAAGCCGTCCCTTTCGCCCATTTTGACGGAGGGCGAATAGTAGATGATGCCGTCGCCCGGCTTGATCCGCATTAAAGGGGCGCGCTTGCCATGATTTACCTGCATGAAACCATGCTGGCGCCCGATACGCACATGCTCGGCACTCGCGACTGCCAACCAGTAGGATTTCTGCTCCGGCTCCTGCCGCCGGGATGAGGTGTTGGCGTGTGGCAGGAGGCGTACAGCCGCCCCCTGATTGATCTGGTCTTCCCGCGGGAAAAGCGCGGCACCACTATAATTGCTTGCCTTGGACATCATAGTCGTCTCCCGTCTCTGGTATGAAACAGTTATAGACGATCATGCTGTCAATTTTTGTCAGTAGTCTCGCGGTGCGAAGATGACTGCCGCTATCAAGCGACGGCAGCCTTTTGCGTCCGCACGAGAATATAGAACCGGGCGCAAAGCATCGCCGCTGCTGAAGCAAGGCCGAGCAGGAAGCCGAACCAGATGCCGATACCGCCGAAGCCGAGCGGAAACGCCAGCAGCCAGGCGAGAAAGAAGCCGATCGGCCAATAGGCGATCAGCGCCAGGATCATCGGTACCCGCGCATCCTTCAGTCCACGCAGCAGACCGCTCGCAATCGCCTGCAGCCCATCGACAAGCTGGAAGAAGCCGGCCACGACGATCAGCGGAGCGGCAAAGGCAAGGACATCAGGCGCCTCGGCCGAATGGACGTCAAGGAACCAGCTTGCCAGCCAGGATGGCACGGTTGCAAACAGAATGCTGCCGCAAAGCGCGATACAGCACGAAACGACGAGCACGACGATGGCCGCACGCTTGAGACCGCGGTGATCGCCCTGCCCGTGGGCGACACCGACGCGCACCGTTGCCGCCTGGCTGAGGCCCAGCGGAATCATGAAGGCGATGGACGCCCACTGCAAAGCGATGCCATGCGCAGCAAGCTCGACGGTGCCGATCTGGCCCATCAGCAGCGATGCTGCCGTGAATAGGCTGACCTCAGCCAGAACCGTTACGCCGATCGGGAAACCAAGCCGGATGACATCCCATAAAGCATGCCAGTCGGGCCGCCAGAATCGCACAAATATCTCGTAGCGCCGCGTTTCTTGATGGGCTTGCACGTACCCAACGATGAAGAGCAAACCGGCGGTCTGCACGGCGACCGAGACAATGGCCGCACCATGCAGGCCCATCGCCGGCAGGCCGAAATGGCCGAGCACCAGGATATAGGCAAGCACGGCATTCATCACCAACATGGCGATAGTCACTTTGAGGATGATGCCGGCGCGGCCGATGGCGCTCACCAGCGCCCGGATGACATTGTAGAGCAGCCCCGGCAACACGGCGAAGTGGCCGATGTCGATATAGCCGCTCGCCAATTTCGCGACTTCGGGCTTCTGCCCCGCCGCGAGCAAAATCTCCTCGGAATAGAAGAAAGCCGGCTGCGCCAACAGCCAATAGGCCGTTACGACCCAAAGGCCCATGCGCAGCGCGCGGCGCACCGAGGTAACGTCGCCTCTGCCATAGGCCTGGGCCACCAGCGGCATGACCGCGATGGAAAAACCCGATCCGAAAACCAGGATCGTGAACAGAAACTGCGCGGAAAGCACCATTGCAGCGAGCTGCTCGGCACCGAGCCGGCCCACGATCATCACATCAGTGGTGTTAATGCCGAGCTGCGCCAATTGCGCACCGATCAGCGGAATGCCCAGCGCAAGCGTTGCGCGCACATGTGCAGACCACGAATTATCATTGTCATGCGCGTAAGGGCGCACAGGTGCCGGCATATCCATAGCAAAGACTCGATCTTTATAATCGCGCAAACCGTCCTACCCAAGGGTGCGCGAGCCCGTCGCATTAACGCAACCTAGGTTAAAAAGCCAGCGAACAAGCCCATGATGCTAAAGAATTCATCAGAACATCAAAATATCTGATGATATTTTAGGCCGCTTCGCCTGCCTGCGATTGGGATACCGCTTTCGGCTCGGTCTTGCGGACCTTCGCCACGAGCACGACAAGGCCGGCGACCACCAGGATTGCGCTCATGATGAAGGGCGCACCAGCAAAAACGACGGGTGCGGTTGGCGCGGTATAATACTGGAACAGATACGGAAACAGCACCGGCCCAATGATGGCGGTTATACTCGTCAGGCTGCCGAGCACTCCCTGCAATTCGCCTTGTGCGGAAGGCGGAACCTTGCTGGCTGCAATGGAACGAAGCGGCGCATCCGCGACATTTTCAATGACAGTCAAGACAATAACTGCGTAAACCATCCAACCTTGCCATGAAAAGGCGTAGCCGATCAGGCCGAGACCGGAAAACACCATTCCGAGCACTGCAGTCTTCCACTCGCCGAGCACAGGCACCAGCCGTGGCAATACGAGACCCATGGCGATGGCGGCACCGATCCCATAGACAGCGAGCGAGAAGCCGATCTGCCCCTCGCTCCAGTCATAGCGATAGGAGGTGACGAAAGCCCAGACCGCCGGGTAAACGCCATGCGCCAGCCAGTTCAGGAACATCACGACACAGACCCAGCCGATACCTTGGTAGCGGCGCATGTGCTTCAGCGCGCCGAACGGATTGGCGCGCGTGATCTCGAAGGGCCGGCGGTGTTTCGCGTCGAGCGTTTCCGGCAGCAGGAAATAGGCGCCAACGAAATTCAGGAACGCGAGAGCCGCCGCGCCATAGAAGGGCACGCGGGGGCCGAACTCGCCCAGAAAGCCCCCGATGACGGGGCCAAGCACAAAGCCGACACCGAAAGCCATGCCGATCAGGCCGAAATTCTTCGCGCGGTTCTCGTCATTGCTGATATCGGCGATATAGGCGGAGCAGGTCGAGAAACTTGCGCCGCTGATGCCGGCGAGGATGCGGCCGACAAACAGCATCCAGTAGGAGCCGGCAATCGCACAGATGAAATTGTCGATCGCGAAGGTCAGCACGGAGGCCAATAGCAGCGGCCGACGGCCATAGCGATCGCTCAGATTGCCGATCAAGGGTGAAAACAGAAACTGCATGCCGGCATAGGCCAGCAACAGCCAGCCGCCCTCGGTTGCAGCCGTGCTGACCGAGGCACCCGTCAATTCCTCAAGATATTTCGGCATCACCGGCATGATGATCGCGATACCGATGACGTCGAGGAAGAGGATAAGGAAGACGAGGAACAGGCCTCGACGGGCGAATTTCTGATCGATCATGGAGATGCCTTCTGGCGGCTCCGCCTCGATGAAAGAGACAGAACGTGAACGAAAAACCGGTGCGTTCCCCATACATAAAGATTTTGGCGGAAACAATACGTGAACGCTTCAATCCTATTGATTTATCGAACGCTTTTTTTGATCCTTGGCACAAAAGCGACTATCTGTCGCGACCGCGCCGCTGTTCTCGATTGAGAAAGTCGACGAAGGCTCTAAGCGGTGCCGGCATGTGGCGTCTGCTGGCATAATAGAGAAACGGACCGGAAAAAGCCGTGTCCCATTCTTCCAAAATCGGCACCAATTCTCCGCTGGCAATCTGCGGCGCGAGGAATTCCTTGAATGTTCTGATGATGCCCAATCCAGCCACCGCCGCGCTGCGCTCTATGTCGATCGAATTCGTCGCGACGACCATCGGTGGCGTAATGAAGATCGTCTCGCCCTTCCTTTCGAACTCCCATGGCAAAGCAGATCCGCTCAGGAAGCGATGACGAATACAGCGATGCTCGAGTATATCGCGCGGATGTTGCGGCGTGCCGTTTGCAGCCAGATAGGCCGGCGCGGCAGCCGTGATATAATGCTGTTGCCGCGGCCCGATCGGTACGGCGATCATGTCCTTTTCCAGCCGCTCGTCATAGCGAATCCCGGCATCGTAGCCGGCCGCCACCACATCGATGAAACTGTCCTCGGCGACGATTTCGACTGATATCGCCGGATACTCCTTCAGAAAGCGGCTGATGATGTCGGGCATGACGACCATGGCGGCGACGATCGGCACATTCAGCCGCAAAGTCCCGCCGACGCTGTCACGAAAGCTGTTGATATCGTCGAGCGCCACAGAGATCTCGCTCATGGCGGGCGTCAGCCGCTCCATGAGCCGCTCCCCAGCTTCAGTCGGCGTCACGCTTCGGGTCGTGCGATTGAGCAGACGGACCGTTAGCCGCTCCTCCAGCCGCCGGACCGCTTCGCTTAATGACGAGGCGGAAACGCCGCGCTTGCGTGCCGCTTCACGAAAGCTGCGTTCGCGGGCAACCGCAGTAAAGGCAACCAGGTCTGCCAGTGGCAAGTCATCCATTGTGCGAAATTCCAAACGACCCGTTTCGATTTACCCGGATTATCGCACAGAGCGCAGCGGAGTAAAACATCATCACAGAAGCCTCTGGAAAAGAGAGCGCACCTTCGACCAAGGAGAGTAACGATGGAAAAACATCAACTGGGAAGAACCGGACCGCAGGTATCGACACTTGGCCTCGGCTGCATGGGTATGTCTGGCATGTATGGGCCGTCTGATCGCACCGAAAGCATCGCCACCATCCATGCCGCGCTCGATGCTGGGATCAACCTGCTCGATACCGGTGATTTCTACGGCATGGGCCACAATGAGATGTTGATCGGCGAAGCGATCAAGGGGGTGGAGCGGGACGATTTCCTGCTGAGCGTCAAGTTCGGCGCGCTGCGCGATCCCGCCGGAGCATGGCTCGGCTACGATGCCAGGCCGGCGGCGATCCGCAATTTCGTCGCCTATTCGCTGCAGCGCCTCGGCGTCGATCACATCGATATCTACCGCCCTGCCCGCCTCGACCCGAACGTGCCGATCGAAGATCAGATTGGCGCGATATCGGACCTCATCAAGGCGGGCTACATCAGACATATCGGCCTGTCGGAAGTCGGCGCTGACACCATCCGCCGCGCTGCTGCCATCCATCCGATCGTCGACCTGCAGATCGAATATTCGCTGATCTCGCGCGGCATCGAAGACAAGATCCTGCCGACCTGCCGTGAACTCGGCATCGGCGTTACTGCCTACGGCGTTCTTTCGCGCGGCCTCATCAGCGGCCACTGGCAGAAGGATAATGTCCAAAAGGACGACTTCCGCACGATAAGCCCGCGCTTTCAGGTTGGAAACGTCGAAAAGAACCTGGAACTGGTGGAAGCTTTACGCCGGATCGCCGAGGCGAAGGGCGCGACCGTCGCGCAGATCGCGATTGCCTGGGTCGCAGCCAAGGGCAAGGATATCGCCCCGATCATCGGCGCCCGCCGCCGCGACCGCCTGACGGAGGCCCTGGGAGCGCTCTCGGTTGAATTGTCGCAAGCCGATATGGCCGCGATCGAACGCGCGATCCCGAAAGACGCCGCGGCCGGTGGCCGCTACCCCGAAGCGCAGCTGACGCATCTCGACAGCGAGAAATAACCCGAAAGGCTTGCCCGCTCGCCGGTATCCCGGGAGCGGGCAAGCAGGATCAGACCGGATTGTTCAGCGTATCGCAATCCGAGAGCTTGCCGGATTCGAAGCCCTGTTTGAACCACTTCACGCGTTGCGCCGACGTGCCGTGATTGAAGCTGTCGGGAACGACGTAGCCCTGCGTGCGCTTCTGCAGCGTGTCGTCGCCGATCTGCTGCGCCGCATTCAGCGCCTCTTCGAGGTCGCCGGCCTGCAGGATGCCCTTCTGCTGGGTGAACTTGCCCCAGATGCCGGCGAAGCAATCGGCCTGCAGTTCGATGCGCACCGACATCTTGTTGGCGTCCACTTCGCTCATGCTGCGGCGGGCCTGATTGAATTTTGGCAGGATTCCGAGTAGGTCCTGCACATGATGGCCGACCTCATGCGCAATCACATAGGCTTGCGCGAAATCGCCGGATGCGCCGAACTGATCCTTCATCTGCTGAAAGAAGGCCATGTCGAGATAGACCTTCTGATCGCTCGGGCAATAGAAGGGGCCGGTCGCCGCCGAAGCCTGACCGCAAGCCGAAGGGAAGCTGCCGGAAAACAGCACGAGCTTTGGATCCGTATAGGTCTGGCCCATCGATTTGAAGATGCCGGTCCAGGTGTCTTCCGTGTCGGCAAGCACGGTCGCGACGAACTGCTTCATCTCGTCATTGGCCGGCTGCCCGCCGCTACTACTGTTGGAAGTGCTCTGCTGATATCCGGAGCCGCCGCCCTCCAGCATGCCGCTTTGCTGCAGCAGACCGATGACATCGACGCCCATGGCCCTCAGGATCAGGAAGATCACGATAAGCACGATAATGGTGCGGAAGCTCAAGCCGCCGCCGCCGATCCCTCCGCCCGGGAACCGGAAGCCGCCGCCACCCCCGCCACCCATGGGCGATGAGCCACGTTCGTCCTCGATATTGTCGGATTGCCGACGCCCCTTCCAATCCATAGTGCACCTCCTGGCGATGCCTAAAATCAAAGTCCCTTGAGGTATTTATATATCCAGGAAGTGTAACAAAGCCAGTTGGCTATCGACAGAACATTAGCTTAAACGGCGGCGCTGCCATATTTCTTTAGACATCAGCCATAAAAGCGCAATGACTATACCCGCCGCGACCAGAAACGGCGCCATTTCATCGCCATCGAAGGCCACCTTGTTCATGATCCGCCCCGGAAGAAAGGTAAAAGCTCCGGCACCCACGATGCCACCGAAGTAAAGGCCTCTGACGATGCGCTTATGCGCGTCGATATCATGTTTGCGTGCATTGGCGATCGCTCCCCAGCAACCGAAGAGAACGAAAAGGGAGAGCAGATGGATCGGGCTGAAGCCGTAAAACATGTCGATCTGATGAATGAAGAAGCTCGACAGCGCCGTAATTGCCATCAAGACCAGCCATATCTTGCCGAGCAGACGGTGTCTCGGCGTTCCCTTTGGCCTGGCAAGAAGATAGGCGCCGAGCAGGGCGGCCGGGAAAACCGCCGCGACATGGATCTGGATCGCGATCGGGGCATCGAGAAGCGGCTCGAGGGTCATCATCTGTATCCGGTTGAGTTTGCCGAGCCTTTCCGCGATAGTGTTGTTCTCTCAATCGAAATTGCGCGAAAGAACGGGAAATCTTCGTGGATCACACCTTTCTGCAATCCACGCTTCGCGAATTGCGGATCATTCAGCATTCACCGCGTTTCTGGGCGACCTTTGTCACGATCGTCCTGATCTTTGCCTTGACCGGCCCCTACGGCACCCTTGATCGGCTGATGCCGGGAGCGCGGCTCGGTTACTGGCTTACCCTACACGCCATGGCCTGGTCGATCGCGATCGTCTTCTCCGTCGCCGCCGAAATCCTGCTGCGCAGGCATATAGCCAGCATGTTCGCCCGGTTAATGATCGGATCCGTCGTTGCCGCACTGCCGATTGGCTTCGGAATCGCACTCGTTAATCTCGCGTTCTTTGGAACGGCGCCCAGCCTGAGCGCCAGCCTACATCAATCGCTCGGCTCCATACCGCTTTGCGTCCTCTTCTGCGTTCTCGCCTATCTGACCATGCACCGGCAGATAGTGGTGGCAGCCGAGGGGTCGGATGCCACGGAGGCGAACGCTAGGCCCACCGCCCCTGCAGAGATTCGAACCGTGGCTTCGCAGCCGCCGATTCTCTTGCGCTTGAAGCCAGAAAACCGGGGCGCATTGGTAAGGCTCACCGTTCGCGATCATTATACCGAAGTGGTGACGACACGCGGTCGGGAACTCATCCTGCTGCGTTTCGGCGACGCACTCACGGAAATCGGCAATATAGAAGGTATCCGCCTGCACCGATCGCATTGGATCGCGACGGATCATATCACTCGCCTGAAACGCGACAACGGCAAGCTTTTCGTCGTCGCACGGGACGGCGTCGAGGTGCCCGTCAGCCGCTCCTATGCGGAAGATGTCCGGCGGCGTTTCGGCTAATGGCGACAAAGTCGGCAGAATTCATGTCGATTCCGCCATTTATGGGGTTCCGTTTACAATTACATTTGCCTATAAGCCGCTTCTAGCCTGAAAATATTGCCCATAGCGCCCCCGGCCGGTGATCTCCCACCCTGGCCGGTTTTTGGCGCAACGAAAAAACGGATGTGAGCCCATGCCGAAGCGCCAAGATATCAAATCGATCCTCATTATCGGTGCA comes from Rhizobium tropici CIAT 899 and encodes:
- the dnaG gene encoding DNA primase, with amino-acid sequence MRFSNTFLDEIRDRVLISDVIGRRVTWDRRKTNVPRGDYWACCPFHGEKSPSFHCEDRKGRYHCFGCGVTGDHFRFLTELEGLSFPEAVQQIADMAGVPMPVADPMEAKREKERTSLLDVMEMATQFFQDQLQTANGARARAYLRDRGLSGRTIETFRLGYSPDSRNALKEHLASKGVLKEQMEACGLVVHENVPVSYDRFRDRIMFPILSSREKVIAFGGRAMSPDAPAKYLNSNETELFHKGNVLYNFTRARRASQGADGAGTIIAVEGYMDVIALHQAGVENAVAPLGTALTESQLDLLWKMTPEPVLCFDGDGAGIRAANRAADLALPHIKPNRTVRFALLPDGKDPDDLVRQDGRAPFDKVLAQAKPLADLIWTREAGSGTFETPEARAELEARLRRIVSVIGDEDVRRHYQQNMRERLNGLFQPQFQRGGQQGRGFSRDGNSRNFAGRGGQARTGAAVATTASDRLQRSAMIKGHQDIPSLRESVLALTIVNHPALLQDEYDEIAAIDYDSRELQRLWSAVLGAAATLVGPQLVRERLLEQLEEQDFGALLKSLEQQIRNARLWTATEAAAMEDAREGYRQALALHKRSKALRWHKIELEGAIAEATEEGDGEAIEPLIRALQEVQLEALRLENQEAIIDGFGVLSGRVKGAAGK
- a CDS encoding GatB/YqeY domain-containing protein, which translates into the protein MIRETLSNAQKDAMKAKDTARLSTVRLILAAIKDKDIANRGLGKEQASEDEILQLLAKMIKQREESVKIYIEGGRPELADKEREEIAVIQGFMPEQLSEDKVREICVAIVAELGAQGLKDMGKCVAALRERYAGQMDFAKASAILKELLK
- the carA gene encoding glutamine-hydrolyzing carbamoyl-phosphate synthase small subunit, whose product is MTATAPWTTEKPTALLVLADGTVIEGKGIGATGKVQAEVCFNTALTGYEEILTDPSYLGQIVTFTFPHIGNVGTNDEDIEDLTPAARHGAVGVIFKADITDPSNYRAAKHLDQWLKARGIIGLCGIDTRALTAWIRENGMPNGVIAHDPNGVFDIEQLKADAKAWSGLEGLDLAKVASSGQSSQWSQTPWVWNEGYGELGADDAKYHVVCLDYGVKRNILRLFAGLNCKVTVLPATASTDDVLGLKPDGIFLSNGPGDPAATGEYAVPVIKDLLKTEIPLFGICLGHQMLGLALGAKTAKMHQGHHGANHPVKDHTTGKVEIVSMNHGFAVDSKSLPEGVEETHISLFDGSNCGLRVSGKPVFSVQHHPEASPGPQDSHYLFRRFINLVREKKGEAALAERA
- a CDS encoding EVE domain-containing protein, with product MMSKASNYSGAALFPREDQINQGAAVRLLPHANTSSRRQEPEQKSYWLAVASAEHVRIGRQHGFMQVNHGKRAPLMRIKPGDGIIYYSPSVKMGERDGFQSFTAIGFVREGEPYLGEMGCGNAYRKDVDWLDAPEQPLRPLLGWLDFTQDKNWGYKLRFGLVEFGQSDFEFLEEILMSELEVVKQRRLQS
- a CDS encoding MATE family efflux transporter, which encodes MDMPAPVRPYAHDNDNSWSAHVRATLALGIPLIGAQLAQLGINTTDVMIVGRLGAEQLAAMVLSAQFLFTILVFGSGFSIAVMPLVAQAYGRGDVTSVRRALRMGLWVVTAYWLLAQPAFFYSEEILLAAGQKPEVAKLASGYIDIGHFAVLPGLLYNVIRALVSAIGRAGIILKVTIAMLVMNAVLAYILVLGHFGLPAMGLHGAAIVSVAVQTAGLLFIVGYVQAHQETRRYEIFVRFWRPDWHALWDVIRLGFPIGVTVLAEVSLFTAASLLMGQIGTVELAAHGIALQWASIAFMIPLGLSQAATVRVGVAHGQGDHRGLKRAAIVVLVVSCCIALCGSILFATVPSWLASWFLDVHSAEAPDVLAFAAPLIVVAGFFQLVDGLQAIASGLLRGLKDARVPMILALIAYWPIGFFLAWLLAFPLGFGGIGIWFGFLLGLASAAAMLCARFYILVRTQKAAVA
- a CDS encoding TCR/Tet family MFS transporter, with translation MIDQKFARRGLFLVFLILFLDVIGIAIIMPVMPKYLEELTGASVSTAATEGGWLLLAYAGMQFLFSPLIGNLSDRYGRRPLLLASVLTFAIDNFICAIAGSYWMLFVGRILAGISGASFSTCSAYIADISNDENRAKNFGLIGMAFGVGFVLGPVIGGFLGEFGPRVPFYGAAALAFLNFVGAYFLLPETLDAKHRRPFEITRANPFGALKHMRRYQGIGWVCVVMFLNWLAHGVYPAVWAFVTSYRYDWSEGQIGFSLAVYGIGAAIAMGLVLPRLVPVLGEWKTAVLGMVFSGLGLIGYAFSWQGWMVYAVIVLTVIENVADAPLRSIAASKVPPSAQGELQGVLGSLTSITAIIGPVLFPYLFQYYTAPTAPVVFAGAPFIMSAILVVAGLVVLVAKVRKTEPKAVSQSQAGEAA